The Vibrio agarivorans genome contains the following window.
ATTTTCCGTCAAAGCTCTTATCGAGTCCTCTAATGGTGATGACGGGTGCCTGATGGATTGCTTTGTTGTTCAAAGTCTGTCGGTCTCCATGCATTAAAAAGAGTGAACAAGCTCAACACCTTGTTGAGGTTTACATGCTACTAACAACCAATAACATTTCGGCGCGAATCATATAGAGTGATTCAGATTTTGCAAAGCAATTTGTAATGAAATTATTCGCCATTTTTCTGGATGTGTCGTATTTATCTGAGCACGTTAAACAAAGCATAGATGATTACCAACAAAAAATGACAGTTTCTGCATGACTAAATCTTTATAGGTGACTGAAAATTGGTGGCTTTGTGCTTGTGTTTTTCTGTAATGTGTCAATGGAATCCTGACCCTAAGAGCGCATTAAGAAAGTGGAGATGGATGCTCATCAAGTTGCAAAGTCTAGCGATATGAGATACCTAATTGTCCATCGAAGTGTGCCTAATTGGTCTATCCATTCAATAGTTTGCTGCATAATCGCGCTAAGAGCGTATAATCAGAGGTTTATGCTGGAAATGTTTGCCCGCTTGGGCTTGGAACCACGATGACAAAAGACATTAAACGAGAATTTAACGTTGGCGGAAACCTTGAGAGAGCACTGTCTGGAGACTACAGCTTGCGTACCGGGGAAGTATTACGAGAGGCGACGAGCCTAACCGTCAAACATTTCATGCGCTTTACGCCTGCTATTTTGCTGCTTCTCGTTGCTCAATTAGCGATTTTCTATATCGCGCTAAAACTTCAAGTGGGTGATCTTTCGGTCATCTTAGACATGGTTACAGACCCAGATTCTGTCGATGCAAATGTCGTGCAAGCGATATTTATGGCAAATTTTAGTTACGAGGTGATCAGTGCGCCGTTTTTTGCCGGCGTGAGCTTGATGGCAATGAGTCATGCCGCTGGCCTAGAAACGAAAACTCGACATATTGCTAAGGGTCTTCAATTTACGATTCCTGTAATACTGGCAACGTTAGCGGGGCTGGTTCTACAAGGCGTAGCCGGTATGCTGCTGCCGTTTGTATCACTCTATCTTTCTCTGGCGTTTACTAACTCAACCCTGCTTATTTGTGAGAAGCGTGTTCCGCCAATGAGTTCTCTTTGGTTATCGTTACGTGCGGTCAACAAGAAGATTCTGCCACTCGCTGCTATTTACATCACGATGATGTGTTTATTTGTTGCTGGTGCAATGCTTTACGGAATCGGTCTTATTTTTGTGCTTCCACTGTTTTTCCATGTCAAAGCGATTATCTATCGTGAGATGTTTGGAATCCGTTTGAAAGTGGTCGCGTCTCAAGATAGTCGCCATGATGATAACGATCAGTCTGACCGTGATGACAACAACGATGATTCTGGCTCAAACGGGTCTGATGAAAACGATTCAAATGATGCGAATGGTAAGGTATTTAATGCTTAAAAAAGAGTTGATTGCGCTGCTAGGTGCAACCGCTGTTGCTGTTGTCAGTTGTACTAACTACCAAACGACGACTCAAGTCGTCGTTGAGACAGAAGAGCAAGAAAAGAAGTCACAACCGAAAAAGCGCAAAACGCCAGAACTGCCAACTTCTAAGCCTAACTTTGCTGAAATTTCTGATATTCCAACTAAGAAAAAGGCCTTTTTTGATTATCTAAGACCTGGCATTGAGTTAGAGAATCTTCGTATCGAACAGGAGAAAGCGCTAATATTTGCTCTTGCCAAGGAAGATACGTTATCTGCGAAAGAACGCCTTGCATTATCTGAACTTGGAGAGTCTTATAACCTTGCCTTTCCTCCTGAAGGAGAAAGCACGGAGCGTTGGTTTGAATTCATGAAGCAGCGTGTCGATTTCTTGCCAGAAGCTTTGGTGCTGACGCAAGCTGCGAATGAAAGCGCTTGGGGCACGTCTCGTTTTGCTACTGAAGCCAGCAACTACTTCGGGCAATGGTGTTACAGTGAAGGCTGCGGATTGATTCCCAACAAACGTCCACCAGGCATGACTCACGAAGTTGCGAAGTTTTCCGATGCATCAGAGTCAACACATCGTTACTTTATGAACGTTAACCGTAACCCTGCATATGTTGAGCTGCGTGAACTTCGCCTCAAGTTACGAGAGCAGGGTACTGATGTTTTGAGTGTGGATAGCGCTTTGGAACTGGCTGGTGGCCTAATTCGTTATTCAGAACGCGGTCAATATTATGTAGATGATATTCGCGCAATGATTCGACATAACGATGCATTTTGGCAAAAATCACAGATAGAAGAATAGGGATAATAATGAGTGCCTTTAAGACATGGATTCGTCGTACATGTATGAGCGCCACGGCAATAGTCATCACTGGGATGGTGCAAAGTCCCGCACATGCGTATCAACAAGATTATCGTTTTACCTACTCAAAGCTATATACCCAGCTTAAGCACAATGCTGAAGAAGGTCATGATAGTGCAAAAGTAGGGGTGTTTTTTGTCAGTGCAGAAAACGGCCTTCCCTGCGAGCTTGATAAAGCCTGGATGGAAAAGGAAGAGAAGTACGAAGTTTTAAAGGTTGCGGCGAATGGTGAGTTGCAGCTTCCTATTGATAGCCACCTTCGACAAGCAAACCCTTTGGTATTTATTGAAATTGAACAAGAGGTTCAGTGTGATTTTTCGATGGTAGTGATGAGTAAGAGTGCGTTGAGTGGTCGTGTAGATTATCAACAACTGATCACGTTGCAATCGGATATGCAAAAGCTGCTGGGTGATCTCGGTGGTATGTTCGCCCGCTGGTTTACACCTGATGTTGAAGGCGTGACATTGGAATTCGCCGAGTCTCAAGGGAAGATTACACTTAGTAGCGGTCAAACTCTACCCATCGAAAATCATCGTGTTAGCGTTGATATTCGCAAACTTGCACGGGGTGATAGCATTGAACTTCCATATGAAACTTTGCGTGTAATGCCTTATATTCCAAAGGCAGGCTGAAGCGTTAGTACACATATTTAGTAAAAGAGAGGCGCTTATTTGATTAAGCGCCTCTCTTTTTTTATATGGTGTTTTGTCAAACGTTACTCAAAGAGCAAACTAAATGTTTGTTACATTAAGCTGTAAGCTTGGATCGAACTCTTGCACATCGACATCAGGAGCGATAGGTGATTCTGGCAATGTCTCTTTATCAAAGCCAATATCGCCGCCGTTAATAACCCCAGAGTCTTTATCGACAGATTTGAAGTCGAATAGCTCAAAATCAGCCAAGTGACTTGGTACAACGTTTTGCATTGCACGGAACATCGACTCGATACGTCCTGGGAAACGTTTATCCCATTCATTAAGCATTTGCTTGATGTTTTGACGCTGAAGGTTCGGTTGTGAACCACATAGGTTACAAGGGATGATTGGGTACTCTCGCATATCTGAATATTTGATGATGTCTTTCTCTCGACAGTAAGCAAGAGGACGAATCACAACGTGTTCACCGTTATCAGAAACGAGTTTAGGTGGCATACCTTTCATTTTTCCGCCGTGGAACATATTCAGAAACAGTGTCTCAAGAATATCGTCACGGTGGTGGCCAAGTGCAATTTTCGTTGCACCTAGCTCTTTCGCTGTGCGATACAAAATGCCACGACGTAAGCGAGAACAAAGCGAGCAAGTCGTTTTACCTTCTGGAATCTTGTCTTGAACAATCGAATAGGTATCTTCTTCAACAATCTTGTATTCTACACCAAGACTTTCTAAATATTCAGGCAGAATGTGGCTTGGAAAACCGGGTTGTTTCTGGTCTAGGTTGACCGCAACCAGAGAGAAAGAGATAGGAGCACTTTTCTGTAGGCTCATCAGAATGTCGAGCATAGTAAAACTGTCTTTACCACCAGACAGGCAGACCATTATGCGATCACCATCTTCAATCATATTGAAGTCAGCAATGGCTTGGCCGGTATTACGGCGGATACGCTTTTGTAACTTGTTAAAGTTGTATTG
Protein-coding sequences here:
- a CDS encoding glucosaminidase domain-containing protein translates to MLKKELIALLGATAVAVVSCTNYQTTTQVVVETEEQEKKSQPKKRKTPELPTSKPNFAEISDIPTKKKAFFDYLRPGIELENLRIEQEKALIFALAKEDTLSAKERLALSELGESYNLAFPPEGESTERWFEFMKQRVDFLPEALVLTQAANESAWGTSRFATEASNYFGQWCYSEGCGLIPNKRPPGMTHEVAKFSDASESTHRYFMNVNRNPAYVELRELRLKLREQGTDVLSVDSALELAGGLIRYSERGQYYVDDIRAMIRHNDAFWQKSQIEE
- a CDS encoding DUF2987 domain-containing protein, with product MRRTCMSATAIVITGMVQSPAHAYQQDYRFTYSKLYTQLKHNAEEGHDSAKVGVFFVSAENGLPCELDKAWMEKEEKYEVLKVAANGELQLPIDSHLRQANPLVFIEIEQEVQCDFSMVVMSKSALSGRVDYQQLITLQSDMQKLLGDLGGMFARWFTPDVEGVTLEFAESQGKITLSSGQTLPIENHRVSVDIRKLARGDSIELPYETLRVMPYIPKAG
- the ttcA gene encoding tRNA 2-thiocytidine(32) synthetase TtcA — protein: MNEQTSELTKAQQYNFNKLQKRIRRNTGQAIADFNMIEDGDRIMVCLSGGKDSFTMLDILMSLQKSAPISFSLVAVNLDQKQPGFPSHILPEYLESLGVEYKIVEEDTYSIVQDKIPEGKTTCSLCSRLRRGILYRTAKELGATKIALGHHRDDILETLFLNMFHGGKMKGMPPKLVSDNGEHVVIRPLAYCREKDIIKYSDMREYPIIPCNLCGSQPNLQRQNIKQMLNEWDKRFPGRIESMFRAMQNVVPSHLADFELFDFKSVDKDSGVINGGDIGFDKETLPESPIAPDVDVQEFDPSLQLNVTNI